The DNA region ctcctctccttctcttgcttcttcctctcctctccttctcttgcttcttcctctcctctccttctcttgcttcttcctctcctctccttctcttgcttcttcctcttcttctctccttctcttgcttcttcctcttcttctctccttctcttgcttcttcctcttcttctctccttctcttgcttcttcctcttcttctctcctTCTCTTGCTTCTTCCTCTTTCCATTTTGCTCTTCTTCACAACTTACCTGCAGTGCTAGCATTTGGGACCTCTTCCTCTTTGGTGGCTCGTTGATAGATGATCCCCAGGGGTCTCAGTGTGTCCTGGCTTTATACCAGGTCCTTTTACCCTTATGATGTACGACATACCCCAGATAGCTGGGCGTTGAtctatcaggtacactttatattACCCTAAGCAATCCCTGTTTTACTGGCTTGCTTTGTGTTGTTTACAATGATGTTATGTCACTATCTTTTGCCTAATGCAGTTTTATGTGATGTGCCATTGTATTTCTCTCtatgtacaaaaatgtaaaaaacttcaataaaaactttgaaacagaaaaccctgaaacaagcatgcagctaatccaacaacaacaaataacatttgtagagcgcttttctctcataggactcaaagcgcataagcatggctcagatcatcgtggtacagaggaagaattttataagtccggaaatgccaggctaaacaggtggcttttcagtctggatttgaataatccAGTCATGCTTCAGttggagcacctgatctgcatgcttgttgagggtctatcTTAAAAAGTATTAGTCACAGGATCCtagggaaatcaatatggcagcctccgctctaatctcaggttccctttttaaAGCTTGGTTCACACACAAATCTGCACGGTTCTCGTCCtgccagttttgcatcagtttcctatcagttttacctgactggaaatgtacacctcTGATGAGTGAACACAGCCAAAGTTtttgccactaacgatacaattcgcTGAGCGATAGTTTACAAACAATACCTTGTATGAATGATTGTaagtgatcgtttgggaccactaatagaaaaaaaatctcctaaccaatctgatcaaatAAATGAAATGATCTTAATTTCGGATCGCTCCcgtcaatctgatcggattggttaggagatttttgtccattagtggtcccaaacgatcatctaCGGTCAAATAATACAACCAAACAGtttatcagcgccaaggaaataGAATATATGATCGCTGCTGAGAATGAACAAAGTCCACAAAATTGGTATTAAGTCAGTGAAGATCATAGGAATGCCTCTTTGATCTGCGCtgaattttatttgttttatttattatttattgtatttataaagcgccaacatattatgcagcactgggcattagttaaggttacagacaatatttaggggtgacatacagcaataagacaatacaggaatacaagaaaaaccagatcacacagcacagtatgagtacaaggtaatgcttagtcactgtatgggagcatggagattaggcaaatcGAGTTCACGCAGATCCATAGGATGTGTGCACGGTAATgggaggtgcgtgatcaggtaggagacacaaggagggccCTGTCCAAAGGcttgcaatctagagggagaggtggggacacaaaaggtaggggaccagagttcagctgcagttttagagcactagtgggggagggggggataggccagagtgaacaggtgtgttttgagggccttcttaaagATATTGGAGAGGGAAACCGtaatggggtggggagggggggtggggggtgggggggggtggggggagaggtgACTGCTTAACATTTATCATTTACGgtcgttcatacgaagaatcgttcgtaattgatcattcagcaaattgtatcattagtggccaccttgacaCCCATGAAGAGATTTATCTGACAGGCAGTTTGAAATGACAGTTGAGACAAGAGTAGACTGGTAGATCTGGGTATAGTCTGCATGCCAGTGGTGTTGGAGTTTGAACAAGAAAATAAACTTACCAAAAGGAGGTGGTGAATAGAGTAAAGAAACCAGTGCTAAGTACAAACTCCTTGTCAACCCCaaaaggtgaggggggagtgtGTATGGATGGCTTTGCTGGGTACCTGTAGACTTGATACTTAGTTATACTGCCAAAAGTATGATCGGTCAAACTCCGTCCTCAaggatgtgtatgtatgttactCAATCATGCAGCAACGGCTGATCGTATTTGaattaaatttggcacacacatagtacaataCCTGGAATAACCTATAGGAAacgttttatccccataaccaaaaagtgggcggagacaaatacaaatttcactggaaaatgtaaactgcagccattcttacactgttaatggcagggttctcaaactttgcacagttggtcactgggtgactgggattaatattcagaaaagtgggaggagtctacaaaggccaatcaaaattcacctattgattttcaagcggaatatttcattgctgccattcttggactgttaatggcgcaagcctcaaacctggtacagttggtcattgggtgactggggttcaaattcagaaaaggggccggagccacaaacagccaatcagatttgtttcatttcattacaaattattgatgccaaagaccgcaaagctcacaaacttggtcaatgagtaattgtgttaagcccaatctacacgatacaattatttgtgcaattcgattacgattctatttacgatccaattaaatccgacatgtctgatcgggattcgattcaattcgattttcaaaacaatggcaaatcgaattgaatcgaatcctggacggacatgtcggatttaatctgagcgtaaatagaatcgtaatcgaatcgcacaaagaatctgatcgtgtagatgggggttaggaaaagtgggcggagcaaacacagccaacagaGATGCTCCAATCCTATAcaatgggcaaatctgcagatggCTCTCCACACTATCATTTGCCTACTGAAGGTGTCCATATATATAATACAATTTTAATTGGACAATCTTGCCCACAGTTTGAATGGAATCTTCACACACACATAAAGTATCTTGTCTGTCTGCCTTTCTATGTCGTAGAATAAGTTAAATTGGGTAAGGATGTGCAGTCAAGATTGTGATGTTTATGGAGATAGGTTTCTTCTGCAGATTGGTACTTTTGTGATTCCATCATAGTGCATTTCTGCAAGCTAACTGCCTTGTCTTTGTTTGTGTTGTAGACATGAGCCGTCAGACTGCTGCAGCCATTCCAACTGGTACCTCAAAGTGTCCACCTTCCCAGCGTGTGCCAGCTCTGACAGGAACAACGGCTTCCAACAATGACCTGGCGAGCCTCTTTGAATGCCCCGTGTGCTTTGACTATGTCTTGCCACCCATCCTTCAGTGTCAAAGCGGACATCTCGTGTGTAGCAACTGTCGCCCCAAGCTCACATGCTGCCCCACCTGCCGGGGTCCCCTGGGGTCCATCCGCAACCTGGCGATGGAGAAAGTCGCAAACTCTGTCCTCTTCCCCTGTAAATACGCCTCGTCGGGCTGCGAGGTGACGCTGCCGCACACGGAGAAAGCGGACCATGAAGAGCTGTGCGAGTTCCGACCGTATTCGTGCCCGTGTCCCGGGGCCTCCTGCAAGTGGCAGGGCTCCCTGGATGCAGTGATGCCCCACCTCATGCACCAGCATAAATCCATCACAACGTTACAAGGAGAGGACATCGTGTTCCTCGCCACGGACATCAACCTTCCGGGGGCTGTGGACTGGGTTATGATGCAGTCCTGTTTTGGTTTTCATTTCATGCTGGTCTTGGAAAAGCAAGAGAAGTACGACGGCCACCAACAGTTTTTCGCCATTGTGCAGCTAATAGGAACGCGCAAGCAAGCCGAGAACTTTGCTTACCGCCTGGAGCTTAACGGCCACCGGCGACGGCTAACGTGGGAAGCTACACCGCGCTCCATTCACGAGGGCATCGCCACCGCCATCATGAACAGCGACTGCTTGGTGTTTGACACGAGCATTGCACAGCTGTTTGCGGAAAATGGCAATTTAGGAATAAATGTGACCATCTCCATGTGTTAAATGAAAAGGGCGATCAAatctccttcttttttttttttgccagtgtTTAAAGACCTCTGCTTTATATTTCACTTACTGCATCTAAAAGTTGACTTTTTATTGGCAGTCAAGGAAAGGGGGGGTCATGTGGAGGACATAACCTACACCTACAGGAAGTgaatgcatgtaaaaaaaaattctaaaaaaattggaaaaaaaaaaaatgaaagcaaaCACTAATATTTAAAATTCAACCACTGAAAAACACACACCcgggcatctttttttttttttttttttttttttgtatttaaaaagaaaaaaaaaggaaaacatgtAAAATACCCCTGAATTAATTTTTGTGTTTGTAGTTTGTACAGTGAGATCCGGTCTGTGTTACttttccccccttcccttttTGACGGAGAAGCCATTGTGCGCGGCGTTCCGCGTCCCCTTTACTCGTATGTCACCTATATATAGAATTGCTGCTGATTGTGTACATTTTTCTGTGTAATGCTAATTTTTATTAACTTCTAGTTTTTCATTCAATAAATTTGACTTCCTTTTTCTGtaagtatatagatatatataaccTATGTTTGCTCTGCAGATTTTCTtggtttatttatatttatattctgCTAACTAGTTTGCTCTCCCAACCCTTCTTGTTCTCTGGAAAGAGGGTCGGTgtaaattttttggggggtttaaggGGAGTGTGAAGCaaaattgaaaacaaaaaacagatacttgcctaagggagGGCTGTGGGTCCGaatgagccttcccattctcctcacgGTCCCTGCATTCCAGCGTTGGGTCCCGCGTTGGTAGCCTCCGACCGATCAGTCAAAGACTGACCTCCGCTGCGGCCTGAGGCTTTGGAAGTCCAAGTTCTCCTGAAGCCAGGCCCTCcgcactgtgcatgtgcgagcaTGCTGTCTTGTgtgcttgcgcatgtgcagtacggagctgccaatcttcgggagcacttggactCCCGAAGACTTCAGAGGCTTGCCCCGGCAGGATATGaaccggggatccagcgctggagaacAAAAAGGCTCAAGACCCAGAGACTTCCATTTCTATAGGTTagtatcatcaatttttttttgttttttttttttgttgttaaatTCTGTCACCTTTTCAATTTTAAAAACACACTCTTGTCTTTAtaagctgacctgaactcagaacatcctctctgctttaaaagatgcataaccgcataataacctttaaacaaagacatttctttgttacagctgatataaatatgcagtgtgttaacaaggtgtctgcttccatgaaagcaggaagtgaacATCATGTGctgtcaaatgagcttatctgccataggcagtcatgtgacacgggagagatccgattataatttgtgattagacagaaatgagggaattaaacaggctaagctctctaaatacatacagggtacatacagcaaaaaaaaaaaaactttgaactCTGCTACAgttaaaccttatctcaagctgtttcttggctatttacatgcttcagaaaacaggactgtattccatccaactcagagaagctcttttgcatagata from Hyperolius riggenbachi isolate aHypRig1 chromosome 11, aHypRig1.pri, whole genome shotgun sequence includes:
- the SIAH1 gene encoding E3 ubiquitin-protein ligase SIAH1 isoform X2, translating into MSRQTAAAIPTGTSKCPPSQRVPALTGTTASNNDLASLFECPVCFDYVLPPILQCQSGHLVCSNCRPKLTCCPTCRGPLGSIRNLAMEKVANSVLFPCKYASSGCEVTLPHTEKADHEELCEFRPYSCPCPGASCKWQGSLDAVMPHLMHQHKSITTLQGEDIVFLATDINLPGAVDWVMMQSCFGFHFMLVLEKQEKYDGHQQFFAIVQLIGTRKQAENFAYRLELNGHRRRLTWEATPRSIHEGIATAIMNSDCLVFDTSIAQLFAENGNLGINVTISMC
- the SIAH1 gene encoding E3 ubiquitin-protein ligase SIAH1 isoform X1 → MTGKATHSVLYSWKGVLFTCLSGSDPKKRKDMSRQTAAAIPTGTSKCPPSQRVPALTGTTASNNDLASLFECPVCFDYVLPPILQCQSGHLVCSNCRPKLTCCPTCRGPLGSIRNLAMEKVANSVLFPCKYASSGCEVTLPHTEKADHEELCEFRPYSCPCPGASCKWQGSLDAVMPHLMHQHKSITTLQGEDIVFLATDINLPGAVDWVMMQSCFGFHFMLVLEKQEKYDGHQQFFAIVQLIGTRKQAENFAYRLELNGHRRRLTWEATPRSIHEGIATAIMNSDCLVFDTSIAQLFAENGNLGINVTISMC